AACGCCTGCCGACGCCGGACAGATCACGCAGCGGTTGCAGGAAATGAAGGTTGCCTACCGACTCGGGGACGACGGGAGAAGAATTTTGGTGCCGCGAGGCCAGGTGTACGAGCTGCGTAACCAACTGGCCATGGATGGGTTACCCAAGGGAGGTACCGTGGGTTTTGAGATTTTCGACCAATCTAAGCTCGGCGTAACGGACTTTGAGCGCCGCATGCAATACATACGTGCTTTAAGAGGAGAGCTTTCACGCACCATCAGCCAGATGCAGGGCGTTCGTTCGGCGGCAGTAGAGTTAGTGCTGCCCGAGGAACGCC
This DNA window, taken from Bacillota bacterium, encodes the following:
- the fliF gene encoding flagellar M-ring protein FliF; the encoded protein is MELRIRELGTKLKGLWKGADRGLRLRLVIGVLLGVSLVAAVVLFTRPSYETLFADLTPADAGQITQRLQEMKVAYRLGDDGRRILVPRGQVYELRNQLAMDGLPKGGTVGFEIFDQSKLGVTDFERRMQYIRALRGELSRTISQMQGVRSAAVELVLPEER